The genomic segment CCTTTGATCCAGCTTTTCATGAAGCCATGACCCAGGTCGAGAGCGATAAGCATGAGCCCAACATGGTGGTCGATGAGTTGCAGAAAGGTTATCAACTGCATGGCCGGCTTCTGCGGCCGGCTCTGGTTAGTGTGGCCCGAAGTAAGACCTGATGAAAAACAAAGCTAAGGGTTGATTTTCGGTTTCTGCGTGCTTAACTTGTAGCGCGGGTTGAGTTTGAAAAATATAATTATATTTTAATAACCTTTTTTAAGGAGTGTGTCATGGGGAAAATAATCGGCATTGATCTGGGGACCACCAACTCATGTGTCAGTATTATGGAAGGTGGCGAAGCCAAGGTTATCGCCAATTCGGAAGGGGTCCGAACCACTCCTTCGGTGGTTGCCATCAATGAAAGTGGAGAGCGTCTGGTGGGGCAGCTGGCTAAACGTCAGTCGGTTACCAACCCGACCAACACGGTTTTTGCCGTCAAACGTCTGATCGGTCGCAAGTTTTCCGCACCCCAGGTCCAGCAGATGAAGAGCAAGGTGCCTTTTGCGATTACCGAGTCCAAAAATGGTGATGCCTGGGTTAAAATCAGGGATAAGGAATACAGCCCGGCCGAGATTTCGGCCATGGTTTTACAGAAAATGAAACAGACGGCTGAGGATTATCTCGGCGAACCGGTTACCGAAGCTGTCATTACGGTGCCCGCCTATTTCAATGACAGTCAGCGGCAGGCGACTAAGGATGCCGGCAAAATTGCCGGTTTTGACGTTAAACGCATTATCAATGAACCGACGGCAGCCGCCCTGGCCTATGGCGCGGATAAGAAAAAAGATGGAAAAGTTGCGGTTTTTGATCTTGGGGGCGGTACTTTCGATATCTCCATTCTGGAGCTGGGCGACGGGGTTTTTGAGGTCAAGGCGACCAATGGCGACACCTTTCTGGGGGGGGAGGATTTCGATGAACGGGTTATCGATTATATCGCCGATCAATTTCGTAAAAGTGACGGTATTGACCTGCGCAATGACAAAATGGCTCTGCAGCGTCTTAAGGAAGCCGCCGAAAAGGCTAAATGTGAGCTCTCCTCCTCGATGGAGACCGATATTAATCTACCCTTTATTACAGCTGATGCCTCCGGCCCTAAACATCTGAATGTTAAACTGACCCGGGCAACCCTGGAGAGCCTGGTGGCCGACCTGATTGATCGGGTGGTTGGTCCCTGCCGTACCGCGATGAAAGATGCCGGAGTCTCGGCCTCGGATATCAATGAAGTTATTCTGGTCGGCGGCATGACCCGGATGCCCAGGGTTCAGCAGAAGGTCAAGGAAATTTTCGGTCAGGAGCCGAGCAAGGGGGTTAATCCGGACGAAGTGGTATCGATTGGGGCGGCGATTCAGGGCGGCGTTCTGCGGGGCGATGTCAAGGACGTTTTGCTTCTCGATGTGACTCCGTTGTCGCTGGGCATTGAAACCCTGGGTGGCGTTTGCACCAAGTTGATTGAGAAAAATTCGACCATTCCGACTAAAAAGAGCCAAATTTTTACCACGGCCGCGGATAATCAGCCGGCGGTCAGTATCGTTGTTTTGCAGGGTGAGCGCCAGATGGCCGCCGATAATAAGCGGCTGGCCCAGTTTGAACTGGTTGGCATTCCGGCCGCGCCGCGCGGGGTTCCGCAAATTGAAGTGACTTTCGATATCGATGCCAACGGGATTGTCCATGTTTCCGCCAAGGATACGGCAACCGGCAAGCAGCAGTCGATTGAGATCAAGGCCTCCAGTGGTCTGAGCGATGCGGAAATTGAACAGATGGTCAAGGATGCCGAGCTTCATGCCGACGAGGATAAAAAAAAGCGTGAGCTGATTGATTTGCGCAATCAGGCGGACAGTACGATTTACCAGACTGAAAAGAGTCTTCATGATCTGGGCGATAAAGTTCCGGCGGCCGATCGCGCTAATATCGAAGCTGCGCTTAATCAGTTGAAAACGGTTAAGGATGGTGGGGATTCGGCCGCGATCAGTAAGGCCATGGACGGTTTGCAGCAGGTTTCTCACAAGCTGGCGGAAGCGATGTATGCCCAGAATCAGGCGGGGAGTCCTGCCGGAGAAACTGCCGGAGCCTCTGCAGGCAGTGACGATGATGTTGTCGACGCCGATTTTGAAGAGGTTAAGGACGAAAAATAATCACCGCCGGCGGGGTTCTGCCCCCGGGCTTATCTTTTGGGAATTCCAGGTACGGTGGTGCGCCGTACCTGGTTTTTTTCGTCTTCGCGTTGGTCTCGCTGAAAGTGTGAGGTTTCGTTTTCAGGATAGAAGAGCGGATTGTTAAGGCGAGGGTGACGTTTCGTCGGGGGCGCGTGGTTGTGGGCCCGAAGGCTTTTCCGTGAAGCCGCTGGTTTCATGTATTTGGAGGGAGATTTACAGGCGTGGCGCAAAAAAGAGACTATTATGAGGTGTTGGAACTCCATCGCAACGCCTCTGAGACTGAAATTAAGAAGGCCTATCGCAGGATGGCTTTTAAGTACCATCCTGATCAGAATTCGGGTGACCCCGAAGCCGAAGCTAAGTTTAAGGAGCTCAGTGAGGCCTATGGGGTTTTGTCCGACAGCCAGAAACGGGCTCTTTACGACCAGTATGGCCATGACGGGCTGCAGCAACAAAATGGAGGTGGTTTTGATTTTGGTGGGGGCTTCGGCGACCTTTTCGGCGACCTTTTCGGCGAGGTTTTCGGGGCGTCCGGCGGCCGGCGACGTTCAAGCGGACAAGCCGGTGAAAGTCTGCGCTATAATC from the Pseudomonadota bacterium genome contains:
- the dnaK gene encoding molecular chaperone DnaK — translated: MGKIIGIDLGTTNSCVSIMEGGEAKVIANSEGVRTTPSVVAINESGERLVGQLAKRQSVTNPTNTVFAVKRLIGRKFSAPQVQQMKSKVPFAITESKNGDAWVKIRDKEYSPAEISAMVLQKMKQTAEDYLGEPVTEAVITVPAYFNDSQRQATKDAGKIAGFDVKRIINEPTAAALAYGADKKKDGKVAVFDLGGGTFDISILELGDGVFEVKATNGDTFLGGEDFDERVIDYIADQFRKSDGIDLRNDKMALQRLKEAAEKAKCELSSSMETDINLPFITADASGPKHLNVKLTRATLESLVADLIDRVVGPCRTAMKDAGVSASDINEVILVGGMTRMPRVQQKVKEIFGQEPSKGVNPDEVVSIGAAIQGGVLRGDVKDVLLLDVTPLSLGIETLGGVCTKLIEKNSTIPTKKSQIFTTAADNQPAVSIVVLQGERQMAADNKRLAQFELVGIPAAPRGVPQIEVTFDIDANGIVHVSAKDTATGKQQSIEIKASSGLSDAEIEQMVKDAELHADEDKKKRELIDLRNQADSTIYQTEKSLHDLGDKVPAADRANIEAALNQLKTVKDGGDSAAISKAMDGLQQVSHKLAEAMYAQNQAGSPAGETAGASAGSDDDVVDADFEEVKDEK